GATAGAGGGAAATCGCAGGAGATATGAACGCGCCACGATGTTTGGTCCGCAAATCTGGTACGAGGATATCAGGTAGCACCGAAGTTTTAGAGTGATTGCAGGATAGAAGTAGGCTCGAAGAACTGGAAGTCGATTGAGCCGGTTTCCGAGAAATGCTCCAGTGGACATTTGCCATTTGGACACCCGCGAGTTTAGGTCATTTGATTGAGAGGCAAGAGATGAAAAGGAAATTTCAGACAATAGGTGGCCAGTTGATTGCATCTGGCTACTTGATGCTGGTTGTTGGCGTCAGTGTCGCGCGGAGCGTAGCGCAGGTTCCCGCCCCGCAGCCGCCTGCTGCCCCTCCAGCCGCCCAGGCAGCCGTACAGGCCAATGAGGCGGAAGCCGCCATTCCCATCGCGCTCCACTTTGAGAACGCGGATCTGCTGCGCGTCATCGGCATCATTGCGTCGGAGTTGCGCATGAACTACGTCGTTGACCCGTTGGTTAAGGGTTCGGTGAACATCAACACGCTGGGCGATGTTCGCCGCAGCGATCTGTTCCCACTGCTGCAGATGATCCTGCGCATCAATGGCGCTACTGCGGTGCAGACCGGCAACTTCTATCGCATTGTTCCCTTGCAGAACCTTCAGCGGATGCCCATTTCTCCGGAGGCGGCTGGCAGCCAATTGAGCTCTGATGACCGTGTGGTCATGAACATTATTCCCTTAAAGTATGTGGCTGCGACGGACATGACCAAAATCCTCACACCATTTCTCTCCGAAGGCGGGCACCTGTTCAGTCATGACGGAGGCAACATCCTGATCGTCACGGATTCTAGCCGCAGCATGAGCCGATTGATCGAGCTGATCGGGCAGTTCGATACCGAAGTGTTCACCGACCAGCGCGCCCGCCTGTATCCCATCAAGCACAGTCAGGCGGATAAGCTGGCTGCTGAATTGAAGGAAGTTTTCTCGGCCTATGGTCTTTCGGGCGGAACCTCTGCGGTACGGTTTGTTCCCATTGATCGGGTGAATGCAATTCTGGCGGTTACGGCGAATGCCAGCGCCTATACCGAGATCGAGAAATGGTTGGAGAAGTTGGACCAGCCCACCGCCCAGGCGGGTGTGAGAACCTTTATTTATAAGGTCGAGAATGGAAGGGCGGAAGACATTGCGAGCGTGCTGTCAAGTTTACTGCTGGGAACCAGCCTTGCCCAGAGCGGTCCTGGTCAACCTCCATTTGGCGGCGCATCGGGAGCGTCAGGCACGGCGGCTGTAACGCTGAGTCCCGCTGCAATGACTGGTTCCGGCGCTGGCCCGCGCGACCAGACGCACATTCGCATCGTCCCCGATACGATCAACAACCAGTTGCTGATCCAGGCCACGGCGCAGGAGTATGAAGAAATCCGCCGCACCTTGCGCGACCTCGATATCGTGCCGCGTCAAGTGATGATCGAAGCCAAGGTCTACGAAGTGGCTCTGACCGGTGATCTGTCGGCTGGCGTGACGGCCTTCCTGCAGAAGCAAGGCGCGACTCCGAATGTGCCCGGTGGCGAGAGAAAAGTTCAGGGAAGCTTTGCCAATTCCGCGCTCAACGCCACGGTGGGAACGCTAGTGGGCCGTACGCGCGAGCTGCTTTTTTTCCTCAACGCGGCTGAGAGCCGCAGCCAAGCGAGGATCATTTCAGCCCCGTCGATATTGGCCAGCGACAATATAATGGCCAGCATCAATGTGGGCACGGAGGTTCCCACGCTGACATCCCAGGCGCTCGCCGGCGGCGCGCAGTCCGGCGGCAGCAGCCTGTTTACCAATACCATTCAGAGTCGTGATACCGGCGTATTGCTCAGCATCACGCCGCGGATCAACTCGTCCGGCTTGGTGAATCTCAGGATTCAACAGGAGGTCAGCGCGCCGCTCGCGCCCTCGGCTGGAGGCATCCAGTCGCCGAGCATCCAGAAGCGCTCCATCTCCACGCAAGTGGTGGTCGGCGACGGCGAGACCATCGCGCTCGGCGGCATCATTCAGGAGGACCGCGGCATCACCAAAACTCGCGTCCCGCTGCTCGGTGACATTCCTTACCTCGGCGCGTTGTTTGGCAACACCGCTATCTCCTCGCACCGCACGGAGCTGATTGTG
This sequence is a window from Acidobacteriota bacterium. Protein-coding genes within it:
- the gspD gene encoding type II secretion system protein GspD; translation: MLQWTFAIWTPASLGHLIERQEMKRKFQTIGGQLIASGYLMLVVGVSVARSVAQVPAPQPPAAPPAAQAAVQANEAEAAIPIALHFENADLLRVIGIIASELRMNYVVDPLVKGSVNINTLGDVRRSDLFPLLQMILRINGATAVQTGNFYRIVPLQNLQRMPISPEAAGSQLSSDDRVVMNIIPLKYVAATDMTKILTPFLSEGGHLFSHDGGNILIVTDSSRSMSRLIELIGQFDTEVFTDQRARLYPIKHSQADKLAAELKEVFSAYGLSGGTSAVRFVPIDRVNAILAVTANASAYTEIEKWLEKLDQPTAQAGVRTFIYKVENGRAEDIASVLSSLLLGTSLAQSGPGQPPFGGASGASGTAAVTLSPAAMTGSGAGPRDQTHIRIVPDTINNQLLIQATAQEYEEIRRTLRDLDIVPRQVMIEAKVYEVALTGDLSAGVTAFLQKQGATPNVPGGERKVQGSFANSALNATVGTLVGRTRELLFFLNAAESRSQARIISAPSILASDNIMASINVGTEVPTLTSQALAGGAQSGGSSLFTNTIQSRDTGVLLSITPRINSSGLVNLRIQQEVSAPLAPSAGGIQSPSIQKRSISTQVVVGDGETIALGGIIQEDRGITKTRVPLLGDIPYLGALFGNTAISSHRTELIVLLTPTVIRDANEAGRATAEFRGKLKDLERLLREEQEETAQREAKAAEKSEQSNQ